Proteins from one Algicella marina genomic window:
- a CDS encoding Gfo/Idh/MocA family protein translates to MSDGIEGPGKPLARIAVIGLGMATKPHLEALHQLRGRVDVSGIYNRTPDRAKVVRERYGFNVFDSLQSVAADPGTDCVLIATPPDARQEIVCLMADAGKHILMEKPVERTLTDAARLVALCEDRGVKTGVVFQHRMRTAARRLRQIMDEGALGELALARAEIPWWRDQAYYDEPGRGTLARDGGGVLLTQAIHVLDLLLSLTGPAASVQALTATTRLHRMEAEDFASAGVRFSGGAVGSIMATTATWPGTTERIILDCSEASAVLEGNTLRIDWRDGRSEKFGQAATTGGGADPMAFACDWHRDLIEDFAIAVAGGGMPIVSGREALRVQALIDAITVSGETRTEVAVQDV, encoded by the coding sequence ATGAGTGACGGAATCGAGGGCCCGGGAAAGCCGCTGGCCCGGATTGCGGTGATCGGTCTCGGCATGGCGACGAAACCGCACCTTGAGGCGCTGCATCAGTTGCGAGGCCGGGTGGATGTTTCCGGCATCTACAACCGCACACCGGACCGCGCCAAGGTAGTGCGCGAAAGATATGGTTTTAATGTTTTCGACAGCCTGCAGTCGGTTGCTGCAGATCCCGGCACCGATTGCGTGCTGATTGCCACGCCACCAGATGCGCGGCAAGAGATTGTCTGCCTGATGGCCGATGCGGGCAAGCACATCCTGATGGAGAAACCGGTGGAGCGGACGCTGACCGACGCGGCTCGGCTGGTGGCACTGTGCGAAGACCGGGGCGTGAAGACGGGCGTCGTCTTCCAACACCGAATGCGGACGGCCGCGCGACGTCTGCGGCAGATCATGGATGAAGGCGCACTCGGCGAGTTGGCGCTGGCGCGGGCGGAAATTCCCTGGTGGCGCGATCAGGCCTATTATGACGAACCGGGGCGGGGCACGCTGGCCCGCGACGGTGGTGGCGTATTGCTAACGCAGGCTATCCACGTTCTCGACCTGTTGCTGAGCCTGACCGGGCCTGCGGCCAGTGTGCAGGCCCTGACGGCGACAACACGATTGCACCGAATGGAGGCGGAGGACTTCGCCAGCGCCGGCGTGCGGTTCTCCGGCGGTGCCGTCGGCTCGATCATGGCCACGACGGCAACATGGCCGGGTACGACAGAGAGGATTATCCTCGACTGTTCGGAGGCATCTGCGGTTTTGGAAGGCAATACCCTCCGGATAGACTGGCGCGATGGCCGCAGCGAGAAATTTGGGCAGGCAGCCACCACAGGCGGCGGTGCCGATCCGATGGCCTTCGCGTGTGACTGGCATCGCGATCTCATCGAGGACTTCGCCATCGCCGTTGCCGGTGGAGGTATGCCGATCGTCTCCGGACGGGAAGCGCTTCGGGTACAGGCGCTGATCGACGCAATAACGGTATCGGGCGAGACGCGAACGGAAGTGGCGGTTCAGGACGTCTGA
- a CDS encoding aldo/keto reductase — MNEVATVALSLRSGLKLSPLGFGTAPLGNLYAPLSEDSAAATVRAALDAGITYVDTAPFYGLGLAEDRLGRILPDDVTVSTKVGRLLEDCSPEEATPEMFVDVPSRKVVFDYSYDGVMRSFESSVSRLGRTPEILLIHDIDPGTHGQEVSDAHMNSLLRGGGYRALEELRTSGSIRAIGAGVNAWEICERLLGEGDFDCFLLAGRYTLLEQEAQATFLPLCAARDVGIIIGGPYNSGILATGPVSGARYDYEPAPPEILARVADIERVCKAHDVTLIAAALHFVLAHPVVRAVIPGAAAPEEVAANARLYATKVPPALWHDLRAEGLIRADVPLPGDDHAA, encoded by the coding sequence ATGAACGAAGTTGCGACGGTAGCGCTATCGCTCCGCTCCGGTCTGAAGCTCTCGCCTCTGGGCTTTGGTACCGCGCCATTGGGCAACCTTTACGCGCCGCTCAGCGAGGACAGCGCTGCAGCAACCGTTCGGGCAGCTCTCGATGCCGGCATAACCTATGTCGATACCGCGCCTTTCTATGGCCTTGGTCTCGCGGAGGACCGTCTGGGGCGCATATTGCCAGACGATGTGACGGTATCCACCAAGGTCGGAAGGCTGCTGGAAGACTGCAGTCCCGAAGAGGCGACCCCCGAAATGTTCGTGGACGTGCCGTCGCGCAAGGTGGTCTTCGACTACAGCTACGATGGTGTCATGCGCAGTTTCGAGTCCAGTGTCTCGCGGTTGGGGCGAACTCCGGAAATTCTGCTGATCCACGATATCGATCCGGGAACGCACGGGCAGGAGGTGAGCGACGCGCATATGAATTCACTGCTGAGGGGCGGCGGGTACCGTGCACTGGAGGAGCTGCGCACCAGTGGCAGCATCCGTGCCATCGGTGCCGGCGTCAACGCATGGGAAATATGTGAGCGCTTGCTGGGCGAGGGCGATTTTGACTGTTTCCTGCTGGCCGGGCGGTACACACTGCTGGAGCAGGAGGCGCAGGCGACGTTCCTGCCACTCTGCGCGGCCCGGGATGTCGGCATCATCATCGGCGGTCCCTACAACTCCGGCATACTTGCCACCGGGCCGGTTTCAGGTGCGCGTTACGATTACGAGCCGGCACCGCCGGAAATTCTTGCGCGGGTCGCCGACATCGAGCGTGTCTGCAAGGCGCATGACGTAACGCTGATCGCTGCGGCCCTGCATTTTGTGCTGGCGCATCCCGTTGTCCGCGCCGTTATTCCCGGTGCTGCGGCACCGGAAGAGGTGGCAGCGAACGCCCGCCTGTATGCCACGAAAGTTCCACCGGCGCTTTGGCACGACCTACGGGCCGAGGGCCTGATCCGGGCCGATGTACCTCTACCAGGAGATGACCATGCTGCGTGA
- a CDS encoding ABC transporter permease: protein MTSTSTEAPPQGMFRRLAGGAPQRLLAFASLIVLLIGFSLASPNFMQMTNMIAILQAASVNGVLAVAVTLVIITGGIDLSVGTMMTFCAVISGVVLTYAGMPLPLGIVAAIGAGALCGLCSGTFVAKMKIPPFIATLGMMLILKGLSLVISGTRPIYFNDTPGYTLISRGSLIGEIFPFAPIPNGVLILFVVAAFVSYILNRTVLGRYTFALGSNEEAVRLSGVNTDRWKMAIYALAGGIVGIAGLLISSRLNSAQPALGLGYELEAIAAVVIGGTSLSGGRGTILGSLIGALIMAVLINGLRVMSVAQEWQTVVTGAIIILAVYFDMLRKRKAA from the coding sequence ATGACATCGACATCTACCGAGGCGCCACCGCAGGGAATGTTTCGGCGTCTGGCCGGCGGCGCGCCGCAGCGGTTGCTGGCCTTCGCCTCGTTGATCGTACTGCTGATCGGTTTCTCGCTGGCCTCGCCGAACTTCATGCAGATGACCAACATGATCGCCATTCTGCAGGCGGCCAGTGTCAACGGTGTGCTGGCGGTGGCGGTGACGCTGGTGATCATAACCGGCGGCATCGACCTGTCGGTCGGCACGATGATGACCTTCTGCGCTGTCATCTCGGGCGTCGTCCTAACCTATGCCGGAATGCCCCTGCCACTCGGCATCGTCGCCGCAATCGGTGCCGGAGCGCTTTGCGGCCTCTGTTCGGGCACCTTCGTCGCCAAGATGAAAATTCCACCTTTCATCGCCACCTTAGGCATGATGCTGATCCTCAAGGGACTCAGCCTCGTAATTTCCGGAACACGCCCGATCTATTTCAATGATACACCCGGCTACACACTGATCTCCCGCGGGTCGCTGATCGGCGAGATATTTCCCTTTGCTCCCATCCCGAACGGCGTGCTGATCCTGTTCGTCGTCGCCGCCTTCGTGTCCTACATCCTCAACCGCACGGTTCTCGGCCGGTACACTTTCGCTCTGGGCTCGAACGAGGAGGCAGTACGTCTTTCCGGTGTCAATACCGATCGCTGGAAGATGGCGATCTATGCACTGGCCGGCGGCATCGTCGGCATCGCCGGATTGCTGATCTCGTCACGTCTCAATTCAGCACAACCAGCGCTTGGCCTCGGCTACGAGCTGGAGGCCATCGCCGCCGTTGTCATCGGCGGCACCTCGCTCTCCGGCGGCCGCGGCACCATTCTCGGTTCGCTCATCGGTGCACTGATCATGGCGGTGCTCATCAACGGCCTGCGTGTCATGTCCGTGGCGCAGGAATGGCAGACAGTCGTGACCGGTGCGATCATCATTCTCGCCGTCTACTTCGACATGCTGCGCAAACGGAAGGCCGCCTGA
- a CDS encoding amidohydrolase family protein, which yields MRIDAHQHFWQPARGDYGWLTPELAPLYRDFGPEDLAPLMAGSGIDGTILVQAAPTTAETEYMLDLARQTPFVKGVVGWVNFEAADVAETIARLAADPLIVGLRPMIQDIADDDWMLRPDLTPAYRAMIDHDLTFDALVLPRHLTRLSRLLARHPDLRTVIDHGAKPEIATGEIVDWAADMAALAAKTSAFCKLSGLATEAGDGWQPQALRPYVETLLDLFGPDRLIWGSDWPVATLAVGYGAWHDLAEEMIGGTPEQAAAIFGGNAIRAYRL from the coding sequence ATGCGGATCGACGCCCATCAGCATTTCTGGCAACCGGCGCGCGGCGACTATGGCTGGCTGACGCCCGAGCTGGCGCCACTTTATCGCGATTTCGGCCCCGAGGACCTTGCGCCCCTGATGGCTGGGTCCGGGATCGACGGCACCATTCTTGTTCAAGCCGCGCCAACAACCGCCGAGACGGAATACATGCTGGACCTCGCCCGCCAGACACCCTTCGTCAAAGGCGTGGTTGGCTGGGTGAATTTCGAAGCGGCAGATGTCGCGGAAACCATTGCCCGGCTCGCCGCCGATCCGCTGATCGTCGGGTTGCGGCCGATGATCCAGGACATCGCCGACGATGACTGGATGCTGCGCCCCGACCTCACCCCCGCCTATCGGGCGATGATCGACCACGATCTGACCTTCGATGCCCTCGTGCTGCCCCGGCACCTGACCCGGCTGTCGCGGTTGCTGGCCCGTCACCCCGACCTACGCACCGTCATCGACCACGGTGCAAAGCCGGAGATCGCCACCGGTGAGATCGTCGACTGGGCCGCTGATATGGCCGCGTTGGCTGCCAAAACATCAGCCTTCTGCAAGCTTTCCGGCCTCGCGACCGAGGCTGGTGATGGCTGGCAACCACAAGCGTTGCGTCCCTACGTCGAAACCCTGCTGGATCTGTTCGGCCCCGACCGCCTGATCTGGGGCAGTGATTGGCCGGTGGCGACACTCGCAGTGGGCTATGGCGCCTGGCATGACCTCGCCGAGGAGATGATTGGCGGCACACCGGAACAGGCGGCGGCGATCTTCGGGGGCAATGCCATCCGGGCCTATCGCCTTTAG
- a CDS encoding GntR family transcriptional regulator: MTEIIADEHDELEGLPALDEMSGPLSQRVYLLLRSAILDLTFPPGRVLRKGTLCDRLGVSRSPVSDAITRLATEGLLDVIPQSATRVRRLSLVDLREESFLREAIETAAVRKVAEEREEAALEQLSRNFRLQCLLVEDGDFRGFFEADEAFHTLILGFTGYRKLASALSQMSLNIRRARLLLLPEANRPAETVEEHDAILAAIRDRDPDAAAQAMRFHLGQLISRIEPLEKRHPDYFRRGQSL, from the coding sequence ATGACAGAGATCATTGCCGATGAACACGACGAGTTGGAAGGACTTCCAGCTCTTGATGAGATGTCAGGCCCGCTTTCGCAGCGGGTCTATCTGCTGTTGCGCTCAGCGATCCTTGATCTGACATTTCCGCCCGGCAGGGTATTGCGGAAGGGAACCTTGTGCGATCGTCTCGGCGTGTCGCGCTCACCTGTCTCCGATGCGATAACCCGGCTGGCAACAGAAGGGTTGCTCGATGTCATTCCGCAATCCGCCACCCGCGTCCGTCGCCTCTCGCTCGTCGATCTGAGGGAGGAAAGTTTCCTGCGGGAAGCGATCGAAACCGCAGCCGTGCGTAAGGTCGCGGAAGAGCGGGAGGAAGCGGCGCTGGAACAACTGTCGCGGAATTTCCGGCTGCAATGCCTGCTGGTGGAAGACGGCGATTTCCGTGGTTTTTTCGAGGCCGACGAAGCCTTCCATACACTGATCCTGGGATTCACCGGCTATCGGAAGCTTGCATCCGCACTGAGCCAGATGAGCCTCAACATTCGTCGTGCGCGGCTGCTGCTGCTGCCCGAGGCAAATCGGCCGGCCGAAACGGTGGAGGAGCATGATGCAATTCTCGCTGCGATCCGTGACCGCGATCCCGACGCAGCCGCGCAAGCGATGCGTTTCCACCTCGGGCAATTGATTTCCCGGATCGAACCACTGGAAAAACGACACCCGGATTACTTCCGGCGCGGTCAGAGCTTGTAA
- a CDS encoding ABC transporter substrate-binding protein: MLSRRNLFVALAATSLLAGPLPAFAQDEIYIPLVSKGFQHQFWQAVQAGAEKAADEEGVRITFEGPDNETMVDRQIDMLSAALANNPKAIGFAALDSQAAIPFLRQAQEAGIPVVAFDSGVDSDIPVTTATTDNLAAAALAADKMAELIGGAGKVAVVAHDQTSRTGIDRRDGFLKRIESEYPDIEVVSVQYGQGDHLQSTEVAKAILVANPDLKGMFGTNEGSAIGVVNAVQELGTEGLVVIGYDSGKAQKDAIMNGVMAGAITQNPVGIGYETVKAAIKAINGEDLPDVIDTGFYWYDKSNIDAPEIQAVLYD; this comes from the coding sequence ATGTTGTCACGTCGTAACCTGTTCGTCGCCCTTGCGGCCACCAGCCTGCTTGCCGGGCCGCTTCCGGCCTTCGCACAGGATGAAATCTACATCCCGCTTGTCTCCAAGGGCTTCCAGCACCAGTTCTGGCAGGCCGTGCAGGCCGGCGCCGAGAAAGCCGCCGACGAGGAAGGCGTGCGCATAACCTTCGAAGGGCCAGACAACGAGACAATGGTTGACCGGCAAATCGACATGCTGTCTGCAGCACTGGCCAACAACCCGAAAGCCATCGGCTTCGCGGCGCTCGACAGCCAGGCCGCGATTCCGTTTTTGCGCCAGGCACAGGAAGCCGGCATCCCGGTCGTCGCCTTTGACTCCGGCGTCGACAGCGACATTCCCGTGACCACCGCGACCACAGACAACCTGGCCGCGGCTGCACTGGCCGCCGACAAGATGGCGGAACTGATCGGTGGCGCGGGCAAGGTGGCAGTCGTAGCCCATGACCAGACATCTCGTACCGGCATTGATCGCCGGGACGGCTTCCTCAAACGGATCGAAAGCGAGTATCCCGACATCGAGGTCGTGTCCGTCCAGTACGGCCAGGGTGACCACCTGCAATCCACAGAGGTCGCCAAGGCTATCCTCGTCGCCAACCCGGACCTCAAGGGCATGTTCGGCACAAACGAGGGTTCCGCCATCGGTGTCGTCAACGCCGTGCAGGAACTTGGCACCGAAGGTCTGGTCGTCATCGGTTACGACAGCGGCAAGGCCCAGAAGGACGCGATCATGAATGGTGTCATGGCCGGCGCCATCACCCAGAACCCGGTGGGCATCGGTTATGAAACCGTCAAGGCAGCGATCAAGGCGATCAATGGCGAGGATCTGCCGGACGTAATCGACACCGGCTTCTACTGGTACGACAAATCCAACATCGACGCGCCGGAGATCCAGGCCGTCCTCTACGATTGA
- a CDS encoding sugar ABC transporter ATP-binding protein — translation MTTLVEMSGIEKRFPGVHALKNVRFDLKAGEVHALMGENGAGKSTLMKILSGVYSRDAGEVKIAGASHPPTSPREAQDCGIGIIHQELSLMNDLTAAQNVFIGREPRRSFGRLDEPELNKRTAEIFAGMNLKIDPRAHVGSQTIARQQLIEIAKALSYQPRVLIMDEPTAALNDAEIAELFEVIAKLKADGVGVIYISHKMDEIKRIADRVTVMRDGAWIDTLDAADTPLSHIIALMVGREVSETRLEVPDTSTAEVALKVEGLSRGRDIHDVSFDLRQGEILGFAGLMGAGRTEVARIIFGADPRDAGSITVHGRELDIRAPHDAVEAGIGYLSEDRKHFGLALNMSVRANIAMASMQRYSSRAGVLDEKAMKVTADRHIRQLGIRTPSDTQPVGLLSGGNQQKVVIAKWLERNCDILIFDEPTRGIDVGAKSEIYRLLEQLAAEGKAIIVISSELPEVMRLSHRIAVMCEGRLTGILPGGSDTTQEQIMELATRREPVMQPEGGPQ, via the coding sequence ATGACGACACTGGTTGAAATGAGCGGAATCGAGAAGCGGTTCCCAGGTGTGCATGCCCTGAAGAATGTGCGCTTCGACCTAAAGGCCGGCGAAGTGCATGCGCTTATGGGCGAGAACGGAGCCGGCAAGTCGACGCTGATGAAGATTCTGTCTGGCGTCTATTCGCGCGATGCCGGTGAGGTGAAGATCGCCGGCGCAAGCCATCCGCCCACGTCTCCGCGCGAAGCGCAGGATTGCGGCATCGGCATCATCCATCAGGAACTGAGCCTGATGAATGATCTGACGGCAGCCCAGAACGTCTTCATCGGGCGGGAGCCGCGCCGCAGTTTCGGAAGGCTGGACGAACCGGAACTGAATAAACGCACGGCGGAAATCTTCGCCGGCATGAACCTGAAGATCGACCCGCGCGCCCATGTCGGCAGCCAAACGATTGCGCGCCAACAATTGATCGAGATTGCCAAGGCGTTGAGCTACCAGCCACGCGTGCTGATCATGGATGAGCCGACAGCGGCCCTGAACGATGCCGAGATTGCCGAATTGTTCGAGGTGATCGCCAAACTCAAGGCTGATGGCGTCGGCGTGATCTACATCAGCCACAAGATGGACGAAATAAAGCGCATTGCCGACCGGGTGACCGTCATGCGCGATGGTGCGTGGATCGACACGCTGGATGCCGCCGACACGCCGCTGTCGCACATAATCGCCCTGATGGTTGGCCGCGAAGTCAGCGAGACACGGCTGGAGGTGCCCGACACTTCCACCGCCGAAGTAGCGCTAAAGGTCGAGGGCCTGAGCCGTGGCCGTGACATCCACGATGTCAGTTTCGATCTGCGTCAGGGGGAAATTCTGGGTTTTGCAGGACTGATGGGCGCCGGTCGCACCGAGGTTGCCCGCATCATCTTTGGCGCTGACCCGCGCGATGCCGGTTCCATCACCGTGCATGGCCGCGAGCTTGACATCCGTGCGCCACATGATGCGGTGGAGGCCGGCATCGGTTACCTGTCGGAAGATCGCAAGCATTTCGGTCTGGCCCTCAACATGAGCGTCCGCGCCAACATCGCCATGGCCAGCATGCAGCGCTATTCCTCACGGGCCGGCGTGCTGGACGAGAAGGCAATGAAGGTCACTGCCGACCGCCACATCCGCCAGCTGGGCATCCGCACGCCCTCCGACACCCAGCCGGTCGGCCTGCTGTCCGGCGGCAACCAGCAGAAGGTTGTGATTGCCAAATGGCTGGAGCGGAACTGCGATATCCTGATCTTCGATGAGCCGACACGTGGCATCGACGTCGGAGCCAAGTCGGAAATCTATCGCCTGCTGGAGCAACTGGCGGCAGAGGGCAAGGCAATTATCGTCATTTCGTCGGAATTGCCGGAAGTCATGCGTCTGAGTCACCGCATTGCCGTGATGTGCGAGGGCCGCCTCACCGGCATCCTGCCCGGCGGCAGCGACACGACGCAAGAACAGATAATGGAACTCGCGACACGGCGGGAACCGGTCATGCAGCCGGAGGGAGGACCACAATGA
- a CDS encoding RbsD/FucU family protein — protein MLRDIPPILSPDLLWSLAAMGHGDTVVIADANFPAEGLGPRCHRLDGVSATDALRAVLKLLPLDTFVEEPAFTMQVVGDPQAVPEIVAEFQQIVNATADAPAKLGSCERFAFYEAARQAFAVVQTGEFRLYGNIILTKGVIGG, from the coding sequence ATGCTGCGTGATATCCCCCCGATCCTTTCTCCTGACCTGCTGTGGTCTTTGGCTGCAATGGGGCATGGCGACACCGTCGTAATCGCCGATGCCAATTTTCCGGCAGAGGGTCTAGGCCCCCGGTGTCACCGTCTGGATGGTGTTTCGGCAACCGATGCATTGCGCGCGGTGCTCAAGCTGCTGCCGCTCGATACCTTTGTCGAGGAACCTGCCTTCACGATGCAGGTCGTCGGCGATCCGCAGGCCGTGCCGGAGATTGTGGCCGAGTTTCAGCAAATTGTGAATGCCACTGCGGATGCACCAGCCAAACTCGGTTCCTGTGAGCGCTTCGCTTTCTACGAGGCGGCAAGGCAGGCATTCGCAGTCGTCCAGACCGGGGAATTCCGGCTCTACGGCAACATCATCCTGACCAAAGGGGTGATCGGAGGATGA
- a CDS encoding UxaA family hydrolase, with the protein MTKVADAIRLHPADNIIVALADLEAGASVPGLEVPLVQSIVRGHKIASTDIAKGENVRRYGQIIGQATKNIAAGEHVHVQNLGMGAHEQDYAFGAEARALPVADATLTFDGYHRADGRVGTRNYIGILTSVNCSGSVAKFIAEAATKNGLLDAFPNVDGIVPITHGTGCGMSGKDEGYATLFRTLAGYAGHPNFGGILLIGLGCEVMQISALVDGRPIRADGALRYMTIQTEGGTRATIAKGLEELRGIAEIANQVERTPAPISHITVGMQCGGSDGYSGITANPALGAASDLLVRHGGTTILSETSEIYGAEHLLTRRAVSAEVGQKLIDRVHWWEDYTARNGGEMDNNPSPGNKRGGLTTILEKSLGAVAKSGAAPLTEVYLFGEKIDKQGFVFMDSPGFDPCSVTGQIASGANLIAFTTGRGSVSGYMPTPGIKIATNSEMYARLEDDMDLNCGDIITEGISIEEKGRQLFDLFIRVASGEKTKSEQLGFGGVEFVPWQIGAVM; encoded by the coding sequence ATGACAAAGGTCGCGGACGCGATCCGGCTGCACCCAGCGGACAACATCATCGTGGCACTTGCCGATCTGGAAGCGGGCGCAAGCGTACCCGGACTCGAGGTGCCGTTGGTCCAGTCGATCGTGCGCGGCCACAAGATCGCTTCCACGGATATCGCAAAAGGCGAGAACGTCCGGCGCTACGGCCAGATCATTGGCCAGGCGACGAAGAATATTGCCGCCGGTGAACATGTGCATGTGCAGAATCTCGGCATGGGCGCGCACGAGCAGGATTACGCATTCGGAGCAGAAGCACGGGCGCTGCCGGTAGCCGATGCTACGCTTACCTTTGATGGCTACCATCGTGCCGACGGTCGCGTCGGCACCCGCAACTATATCGGCATCCTCACTTCGGTGAACTGTTCCGGTTCCGTCGCCAAGTTCATTGCGGAAGCTGCAACGAAGAACGGCCTGCTCGACGCTTTTCCCAACGTCGACGGTATCGTGCCGATCACCCACGGAACGGGCTGCGGCATGTCCGGCAAGGACGAAGGCTACGCAACGCTGTTTCGCACATTGGCGGGCTATGCCGGGCATCCGAACTTCGGCGGCATTCTCCTGATCGGCCTTGGCTGCGAAGTGATGCAGATTTCCGCCCTCGTTGACGGCCGCCCGATCCGGGCAGACGGCGCACTGCGTTACATGACCATCCAGACGGAAGGCGGCACCCGCGCCACAATCGCCAAGGGGCTGGAGGAATTGCGTGGCATCGCCGAGATCGCCAATCAGGTGGAACGCACCCCTGCCCCGATCTCGCACATTACCGTCGGTATGCAGTGCGGCGGCTCCGATGGCTATTCGGGCATCACAGCCAACCCCGCCCTCGGCGCGGCCTCGGATCTTTTGGTGCGCCACGGCGGCACGACGATCCTGTCCGAAACCTCTGAGATATATGGGGCCGAACATCTGCTGACACGTCGCGCCGTTTCGGCCGAAGTCGGGCAGAAGCTGATCGACCGCGTCCACTGGTGGGAAGATTACACGGCCCGCAACGGCGGGGAAATGGACAACAACCCCTCCCCCGGCAACAAGCGCGGCGGGCTGACGACCATACTTGAAAAATCGCTGGGCGCCGTCGCCAAATCCGGTGCCGCACCGCTGACGGAGGTGTACCTGTTCGGCGAGAAGATCGACAAGCAGGGTTTCGTGTTCATGGACAGCCCGGGCTTCGATCCATGCTCCGTCACCGGCCAGATCGCCAGCGGGGCCAACCTGATAGCCTTCACCACCGGGCGAGGCTCCGTTTCAGGCTACATGCCGACGCCAGGTATCAAGATCGCCACCAATTCGGAGATGTATGCGCGGCTTGAAGACGACATGGATCTGAACTGCGGCGACATCATCACCGAAGGCATCAGTATCGAAGAAAAGGGGCGACAACTCTTCGACCTCTTCATACGCGTCGCCAGCGGCGAAAAGACCAAGAGCGAACAGCTCGGCTTCGGCGGCGTCGAGTTTGTTCCCTGGCAAATCGGGGCGGTGATGTAG